The Myroides fluvii region CAGCTTTTGGGATGGTAAACGATAAATTTGAATCGGCGAACGTTTCGGCGATGTCAAACAATACAAGCTTGTTAGAAAGTTTAGAAGTTAGAGCTTCTGATGATCCAGCTCGCTTTGGTGAACCTTATAAAAGAGCACAACAGGTAGCTGTAATCACAAAAGAATTTTTTGATTACATTACAACTGTAAAAACCATGATTACAGATCCACTAGAAGAACAACGTGTGGATGGTAAATTACCAGCTGAACGCATGGAAAAAGGAGATGTAATCGATCAGGCTTGGTTTACAGGAGATAAATATTCTGCGCAAGGAGAAGAATTTGTTGCAGCAATTGAAAAGTACAAAAAAGATATTGCGAATGTTCTTACAGAAGATACAAAATATCAATTAATCGCTGTTGAATTACAAAATAGATTCGATTTAGCTGATGTAAAAGATGGAGAAGGGATTGTAAAACCTTATTTAAATTACAATTTCCAAGGATTCCCAGCTATTGCTTCTTTGACTAAATTGTCTACCATGCAGAATGATGCAAAAGTAATTGAGCATGATTTTTACAACTTATTGTTAGGAAATACATTAAGTCAAGCAGCATCGATGCGTAACTATAAAGCAATCGTTATTTCTGAAAAATCAGCATATTTTGCTGGTGAACAGTTTAAAGGTATGGTTGTTTTAGGACGTTATGACCAATCGACTGTGCCAACAGAGGTTATCGTAAACGGACAAAAAGTTGATTTATCGAAAGCATTAGATAATGGTCGCGTAAATTTAGGATTTAGCACTGGAAACGTTGGAGAACATGAATTTAAAGGTAAATTTACTTTCATGGAGGACGGACAAGCAATTCCGGTTGACTTTACAGGAAACTATGTTGTAGTTCCTAAACCAAATCAAGCGAACATCTCTGCAGATAAAATGAACGTGGTGTATCGTGGGGTAACTAACCCAATGACAATCTCTTTTGCAGGTATTTCGGATGATAAAGTAGTAGCTTCTGCTCCTGGTTTATCTAAAGGAGGAAAAGCAGGACAGTATAATATGCGTCCGCAAGCAGGTAGAGAAGTTACAATCAACGTAACAGGTAAATTGCCAGATGGAACATCGGTAAGTGACAAAAAAGTATTTAGAATTAAAGATATTCCTGCACCTCGTGGTACAGTTCGCGGTGAGTACGCTGCGAAAGGACCTAAGTCTAACTTAGAAGTAGTAACCATCGGTGCAAAATTAGAAGATTTTGATTTTGAATTAGGGTTAACAGTTACAGGATTTGTATTGCAAGTTCCAGGACAACCATCCGTGGTTGTTCAAGGAAATAGAATGAATGATAGAGCGAAAGCTGCGATTTCTAAAGCAAGACTAGGAGATGTGGTTGTTATTTCTGATATCAAGGTACGTTTAGACGGTGCAAGTGATTATGCATTGAAGAAAACTGCACCTTGTACATTCGAAATCATGTAATTTCGAAATAAATAAAAGAAGAAAACTTTGAATAATATGAACTGGAAAAAAATTTCACTATTTGTAGCATTTTCAATATTCTCATTGCAATCATTTGCACAAAGCAACTTATTAAATGCTAAGTCTGCTGAGGAAATTGGAATGAAAAGTATTCAAGATATATACGTACAAAGCGAAGGACCAATTCCATACGGGTATGTAGCAGATAAGGACATCCTATTTGGTATTAAAGTATGGGAAAACATTTCTCTTGAAGAGAAAGCGAATGAGTCTTATTATTATCCTATCGAAGAGGTAGTTGGAGATGGAAGAAAATCAATGTTCCAAGCTTTGATTGATGGTATTAAGTCTGGAGCTATCACAGAAGTATACGATGATAGTGACTTTAAAAGAAAAAGAACATTAAAGGAACTTGAAACATCTTTCGTGAAAGTTGATACTACAGATGCTGGTATTGAATACTATAATGCTGGTGAAAGAATTCCAGAGGAATATATTCAACGTATCGAGTTACGTCCATCTGATGTAAAATCGTATCACGTTTTGGGATTGTGGTTTTTTGACCGCAATGAGGGACAATTAAAGTATCGTTTGTTGGGAATTGCTCCAGTAGTAGTTGACTTGTATACAAAAGGTGCTGACGTTGAAAACGCAGTAGAGTTATTCTGGATCTTCTTCCCGGATGCTAGAGGTACACTGTTTGATGCGCAAGTATTCAACTCTAAAAACCCAATGAATCCTATGAATTTTGATCATCTGTTAAATGCTAGACGCTTTAGCTCTACTATTTACAAAGCAGATAATCAATACGGAGATTCACGTATCAACGATTATATCAAAGGTGGAGAGTTAAGTCAATTATTTGAAGGCGAACGCATCAAAGAATTGATCAGAAACCTTGAAGATGATTTATGGAATTACTAATTTTGTAATTACTAATTTATAAAGCTCTTATCTAAATTAGATAAGAGCTTTTTTTATGATTTCAATTATGGTGGATTATATTGTTGTAGGAACGGGATTGGCGGGAATTGCATTCACGGAAAAGTTAGCTCAACAGGGCAAGACATACGTTGTTATTGATTCAGAAGAACGATCTTCTTCTTTAATTGCTGGAGGAATGTACAATCCAGTGGTTTTGAAGCGCTTTACGGATGTGTGGAAGATTAATGAACAATTGACTATCGCAGAAGTTTTTTATCCTGCTTTAGAAGCTAAATTGCAAATCAAATGTTGGTATCCGATGGATTTATATCGTCGTTTAGCTTCGATTGAAGAGCAGAATAATTGGTTCCAAGCAGCAGATCGCCCAAATTTAAATGCCTTTTTATCGCCCGAAATTGAAAAGAGGCGATTAGATGGCGTAGATTTGTCCTTTGGTTTAGGAAAGGTTAAGTCAACGGGTTATTTAGAAACAGATGAGCTAATTCCTGCTTATCGTCAGCATTTGACTCAATTGGGATGTTATAAAAGAGAACGTTTTGACTACAGTCAGTTGGAATACCAAGAGGAAGGAGTTGTGTATAAGGGAATTGAAGCTCGGTATATCGTGTTTGCTGAAGGTTTTGGCTTGTTGCAAAATCCATTTTTCAACCAACTGCCTTTGGATGGTACCAAAGGGGAGTTGATGATTGTCAAGATTCCTGGATTGAATTGCGATTTTATGCTGAAAGCGGGGGTATTCCTGATTCCGATAGGTGAGGATAAATATAAACTCGGCGCAACTTATAATTGGGCGGATAAGACAGATAAACCAACAAAAGAAGGAGAAGCTGAATTAATCGCAGGACTGAAGAGTTTTGTGGAGTTGGATTTTGAAATTGTGGAACATATTGCTGGGATACGCCCAACAGTAAAGGATCGAAGACCGCTGTTGGGGAGAAGCTTAGAATCGGATCGAATTTTGGTCTTGAATGGATTGGGCACACGGGGTGTTTTATTAGCTCCTTACTTAGCAGAACAATTGTATAATTATATAGAAAATAACATTGCGTTGGAGGAAAATATCTCTATTCATCGCTATAAAAAGTTTAAATTAAAGAAGTAGTATTTATGTTGAATATACATAATTTGTCTGTATCGTTTTCAGGCGAATATTTATTTGAAAACGTTACATTCAGAATTGGTGCTGGCGATCGCGTTGGATTAGTTGGGAAGAATGGCGCTGGAAAATCAACGCTTTTAAAACTCCTTTCTCGCGATATGGACCCTGATACAGGAAGTATTGCTGTGGAAAAAGAATTAAAGATCGGCTTTTTGCGCCAAGATATTGATTTCATTCCTGGAAGAACCGTTTTAGAAGAGGCTTATCAAGCATTTGTGGAAATTAAAGCGGTTGAAGCAGCGCTCGAAAAAGTCAATAATGAATTAACAGAACGCACGGATTACGAATCAGAATCGTATTCGGAATTGATTGAAAAACTCAGTGATTTAACCCATCGATTTGAAATTATTGGGGGATACAATTACGTCGGAAATACCGAACGTGTTTTACAAGGATTAGGATTCAAACGCGAGGATTTTGACAATCTAACGGATACCTTTTCTGGAGGATGGCGTATGCGTATTGAGTTAGCGAAGTTGTTATTGCAAGATAACGATGTGTTGTTACTCGATGAGCCGACCAACCACTTGGATATTGAAAGTATCATCTGGTTGGAGAATTTCTTAAAGAATTATCCGGGGGCTGTGGTTATTATTTCCCACGATAAGATGTTCTTGGACAATGTTACCAATCGTACGATTGAAATTTCTTTAGGTAAAATATACGATTTCGATAAGCCGTATTCTGAATATTTGGTTTTGCGTGAAGAATTACGTGAAATGCAATTGGCTGCACAAAAAAATCAAGCAAAGAAAATAGAAGAAACAGAAAAATTAATTGAACGATTCCGCTATAAGGCAACTAAAGCTTCTATGGCGCAGTCTTTAATTAAGCGTTTGGATAAAGTTGAGCGCATTGAAGTGGATGAAGATGATAATGCGGTGATGAATATCTCTTTCCCCGTGAGTATTGATCCGGGTAAAGTGGTGTTGGAAATGGAAAAAGTAACCAAGCGATTTGGTGAAAAGGTTATTTTCAAAGATGTAGATTTTTTGATTGAAAGAGGAAGTAAAATTGCTTTTGTAGGGCAAAATGGTCAAGGAAAATCGACATTGATTAAAGCTGTAATGGAAGAATTTGAATACGAGGGCTCAATTAAGTTGGGGCATAATGTTCAAATTGGATATTTTGCACAGAACCAAGCGGATTATTTGGATGGTGAAAAGACTTTACTCGATACGATGCTTGAGGCTGCGACTGACGGAAACCGTGTCAAAGTACGCGATATGCTAGGGTCTTTTCTATTTAGAGGGGATGATGTGGAAAAGAAAGTGAAAGTACTATCTGGGGGAGAGCGCAACCGTTTAGCACTATGTCGTATGTTATTGTCTCCGATCAATGTATTGCTGATGGATGAGCCGACCAACCACTTGGATATTAAATCTAAGAATGTGTTGAAACAAGCGTTACTCAACTTTAAAGGGTCTTTGATTTTAGTTTCTCACGACCGTGATTTCTTACAAGGATTGACCAATTTGGTGTATGAGTTTAAAGATCAAAAAATCAAAGAGTACTTAGGAGATATCAATTACTTCTTAGAAGAACGCAAAGCACAGAATATGCGTGAAATTGAGAAGAAAAGCGACAAGAAGGAGCCACAAGTAGAAGTGAAAACCGAAGAAAAGAAAGTCGTTGCGCTATCTTATGAAGATCAAAAGAAGCAAAAGACGCTTCAAAACCGATTGAGTAAGATAGAAAGTGAAATCAGTGAATTGGAAAAGAAAGTAGCAAAAGACGATGCTAGATTAGCGGTAGATTACGAAAAACTCATGCAGGACGAGAGCTTTTTTAAGTCTTATGAGCAAAATAAGAAGAAAATACAGGCCTTGATGCAAGAATGGGAAGATGTGGCGGCAGAGCTGATGTAAATAGGTAAAGAAGAAGGTTTGTGTAATTTGCACAAACCTTTTTTTATTGATTAGGTCAAGGATACGTTGTTTTTGTTTACATTTAATAAAAAAACAAGATGAAAGTATACCAAACGCTAGGAATATTAGGCATGGTTTGCCTTGGATTAACATGTACGACCACACAAGCACAGCAGAAGCAAAAGGCGGATTTATCCGCTACTATGCCTGAACAAGTCAAAGCAAAGGATTTAGATAAATTGAGCCATGTTTACGCAATTGAAATAGAGAATAAACTGTATAGTGGTTATAGTTTAATCGGAATTAATCCCAAGAGCATTGAAGAGGTTAAAATGGACAATGGAATATTTCAAGTGGGAACAATGCGTTTTGATAAAAAAGTAGCTTTCACCTTTAAAGGTGGGTATCAATCGGAACTTGTAGCCTTAGATCAATGGGCAAAGGGTAATATCAGTTTTCAAGGCAATTTAATTTACATGATTGATGGTGTAGTTGTAAACGCACAATCTAGTACAGTGTTGTTGGATAAGAATTACATCGTTGATTATGCTGTAGTTCCATTGGATCAAATGGGGTTAGCAGAGGCTACTGCTGTGGTTCAGTTGAGAATGAAATCACCTGCTAACTATAAGGTTATGGCTGGGGAGAAAAAGAAAAACGCTTCATCGATTAGTAAAAAAGGGAAATAAGGATATTTTTAACTTCCCCCCACTTTTGTACCTGATCCAACTTTTGGATTGACCGATTGTTAAAAACAAAAAAGGAGATAATCTTTTGATTATCTCCTTTTGGCTTAGTAGCGGGAACAGGACTCGAACCTGTGACCTTCGGGTTATGAGCCCGACGAGCTGCCTACTGCTCTATCCCGCGCTATTGTGGTGCAAATATACAAACTAATTTGAATACAAAACAAGTAAAAAGAATAAATATTTTATTAATTCTATTCTTTTTACTTGTAACTAATTGATTCGTAGTTTATTGCTTTTTATTTTGAAGTGTAAAAATCATAGGCGAGGGGATTGTTTTTGTGTTTTTCTATATCTTCTTTGGCTTTTTGCTTTACGTGTAGTATTAATTGTTTGATATTCCCCGAATTATTATCATTCAATGGACCTACTACTTCTGCATGTTCAATATGCACGCCGCAATAAGCTAAAATGCCCTCTTGTAAAGGAATTAATCCGCTAGACTGATAGATGGACTGATGAATTTCAGGTGATACATCCCCCATAGTTACTAAAATACGCGCAGTTTTTCCTTGTAAAAGGCCTTCTGTATGCTCTGTTGCATGGTGTTTGAAAACAAGTCCTGGAAGAAATAAACGATCAAAGAACCCTTTCATAACTGCAGGCATACCCATCCACCACATCGGATGAATCCATACTTGGTGGTTGCTCCAATAGATATCGTCTAAGGCGCTTAATAAATCAGGTTCTAATTCCATGCGTTGCGCATAACCATAGTGTAAATTGGGGTTAAAATTTAAGGTTCCAATTGCTAAATAACGTACAGTAGCGCCTAAAGCTTCTGCTGTTTTGATATACGTTTGTGCCAAGGTAGCATTGAGACTTGCTGGATTAGGATGTCCATTGATGACTAGAATATTCATAGTGTTATCGAATGAAAATAGTTTGTAAATAAGTGATTTGTTGTTGCCAAAATTGACGAGACATAGCCGTTGGGAAAAAGTCAAATACATGCGTGGCTCCTTTTACTTCAAAAACAGTTGCTGAAACTTCTGCTTGTTGGAGTCGCTCAGCATATTGCGTAGCTTCATCTTTGAGAGGATCAAATTCTGCTATAATAATAGTTGTAGGAGGAAGACAGGTCAAGTCTGTTAGCAAAGAAGGTACGGCATAGGGCAATGGGTGGTTTCGGTGTGCTCCTAAATAATGGTACCACATCCAAGTTGCTGCTTGTTTGCTTTGCATGGGGGCATCGGCTAACAATTTCATGGATGGAGTTTGTAAGCGATGATCCATTGGAGGGTAAATTAAATACTGATGGTGAATTACAATTTCCTTTTGGTCCCTTGTATATTGAGCAAGAGAAGCAGCAATGGTTCCGCCAGCACTACTACCGCCTATACTGATGTTGTTGTTATTTCCTCCTAGGGTATGCGCTTGTGACGACAACCAAAGTAAAGTGTCATATCCATCGTGTAAGGCTGCGGGAAAGGGATGTTCAGGAGCTAAGCGATAATCTACTGAAACAATCAAAACACTCAATGTAAGGGCTAAGTCATGAAAGATAAAGTCATACTGTTCGGGCGTACCATAAATAAAAGCCCCGCCGTGAAAGTACAAAAGTACAGGAAGGTTGTCTTGGTTTTTTGGGTGATAGGTTCTTAATCGAATGTTGCGGTTACTATCGCGAGATGGGATTTCTATATTGGTCACAGTTAAGTCTTGGGGAATAACCAAAGACGCCTCAGTTTCTGCTATTTTCTGCTCTTCTAAGCGAATTTGTCCAGGGTTATGCGCCAATAAGTAGTCATAATCAATTTGATTATATGGACTTTCGTTGATGGCTTGCATCAATTCAATGGGAATATCTTGTTGTATCATATTAAAATTCAATTACTATTTTTCCTACGGTATGTCCGCTTTCTAG contains the following coding sequences:
- the porM gene encoding type IX secretion system motor protein PorM/GldM; translated protein: MAGGAKLTPRQKMINLMYLIFIAMMALQMSKEVLSAFGMVNDKFESANVSAMSNNTSLLESLEVRASDDPARFGEPYKRAQQVAVITKEFFDYITTVKTMITDPLEEQRVDGKLPAERMEKGDVIDQAWFTGDKYSAQGEEFVAAIEKYKKDIANVLTEDTKYQLIAVELQNRFDLADVKDGEGIVKPYLNYNFQGFPAIASLTKLSTMQNDAKVIEHDFYNLLLGNTLSQAASMRNYKAIVISEKSAYFAGEQFKGMVVLGRYDQSTVPTEVIVNGQKVDLSKALDNGRVNLGFSTGNVGEHEFKGKFTFMEDGQAIPVDFTGNYVVVPKPNQANISADKMNVVYRGVTNPMTISFAGISDDKVVASAPGLSKGGKAGQYNMRPQAGREVTINVTGKLPDGTSVSDKKVFRIKDIPAPRGTVRGEYAAKGPKSNLEVVTIGAKLEDFDFELGLTVTGFVLQVPGQPSVVVQGNRMNDRAKAAISKARLGDVVVISDIKVRLDGASDYALKKTAPCTFEIM
- the porN gene encoding type IX secretion system ring subunit PorN/GldN, with the protein product MNWKKISLFVAFSIFSLQSFAQSNLLNAKSAEEIGMKSIQDIYVQSEGPIPYGYVADKDILFGIKVWENISLEEKANESYYYPIEEVVGDGRKSMFQALIDGIKSGAITEVYDDSDFKRKRTLKELETSFVKVDTTDAGIEYYNAGERIPEEYIQRIELRPSDVKSYHVLGLWFFDRNEGQLKYRLLGIAPVVVDLYTKGADVENAVELFWIFFPDARGTLFDAQVFNSKNPMNPMNFDHLLNARRFSSTIYKADNQYGDSRINDYIKGGELSQLFEGERIKELIRNLEDDLWNY
- a CDS encoding NAD(P)/FAD-dependent oxidoreductase, with protein sequence MISIMVDYIVVGTGLAGIAFTEKLAQQGKTYVVIDSEERSSSLIAGGMYNPVVLKRFTDVWKINEQLTIAEVFYPALEAKLQIKCWYPMDLYRRLASIEEQNNWFQAADRPNLNAFLSPEIEKRRLDGVDLSFGLGKVKSTGYLETDELIPAYRQHLTQLGCYKRERFDYSQLEYQEEGVVYKGIEARYIVFAEGFGLLQNPFFNQLPLDGTKGELMIVKIPGLNCDFMLKAGVFLIPIGEDKYKLGATYNWADKTDKPTKEGEAELIAGLKSFVELDFEIVEHIAGIRPTVKDRRPLLGRSLESDRILVLNGLGTRGVLLAPYLAEQLYNYIENNIALEENISIHRYKKFKLKK
- a CDS encoding ABC-F family ATP-binding cassette domain-containing protein — translated: MLNIHNLSVSFSGEYLFENVTFRIGAGDRVGLVGKNGAGKSTLLKLLSRDMDPDTGSIAVEKELKIGFLRQDIDFIPGRTVLEEAYQAFVEIKAVEAALEKVNNELTERTDYESESYSELIEKLSDLTHRFEIIGGYNYVGNTERVLQGLGFKREDFDNLTDTFSGGWRMRIELAKLLLQDNDVLLLDEPTNHLDIESIIWLENFLKNYPGAVVIISHDKMFLDNVTNRTIEISLGKIYDFDKPYSEYLVLREELREMQLAAQKNQAKKIEETEKLIERFRYKATKASMAQSLIKRLDKVERIEVDEDDNAVMNISFPVSIDPGKVVLEMEKVTKRFGEKVIFKDVDFLIERGSKIAFVGQNGQGKSTLIKAVMEEFEYEGSIKLGHNVQIGYFAQNQADYLDGEKTLLDTMLEAATDGNRVKVRDMLGSFLFRGDDVEKKVKVLSGGERNRLALCRMLLSPINVLLMDEPTNHLDIKSKNVLKQALLNFKGSLILVSHDRDFLQGLTNLVYEFKDQKIKEYLGDINYFLEERKAQNMREIEKKSDKKEPQVEVKTEEKKVVALSYEDQKKQKTLQNRLSKIESEISELEKKVAKDDARLAVDYEKLMQDESFFKSYEQNKKKIQALMQEWEDVAAELM
- a CDS encoding NAD(P)H-dependent oxidoreductase, whose translation is MNILVINGHPNPASLNATLAQTYIKTAEALGATVRYLAIGTLNFNPNLHYGYAQRMELEPDLLSALDDIYWSNHQVWIHPMWWMGMPAVMKGFFDRLFLPGLVFKHHATEHTEGLLQGKTARILVTMGDVSPEIHQSIYQSSGLIPLQEGILAYCGVHIEHAEVVGPLNDNNSGNIKQLILHVKQKAKEDIEKHKNNPLAYDFYTSK
- a CDS encoding alpha/beta hydrolase — translated: MIQQDIPIELMQAINESPYNQIDYDYLLAHNPGQIRLEEQKIAETEASLVIPQDLTVTNIEIPSRDSNRNIRLRTYHPKNQDNLPVLLYFHGGAFIYGTPEQYDFIFHDLALTLSVLIVSVDYRLAPEHPFPAALHDGYDTLLWLSSQAHTLGGNNNNISIGGSSAGGTIAASLAQYTRDQKEIVIHHQYLIYPPMDHRLQTPSMKLLADAPMQSKQAATWMWYHYLGAHRNHPLPYAVPSLLTDLTCLPPTTIIIAEFDPLKDEATQYAERLQQAEVSATVFEVKGATHVFDFFPTAMSRQFWQQQITYLQTIFIR